Within the Melitaea cinxia chromosome 27, ilMelCinx1.1, whole genome shotgun sequence genome, the region TCGTAACTTAATCAATGTGTGCGTTGACAAGCGTCTAGTGTCAGACTAACACTACTAGCGCCAACACTGGGGCTACGAGTGCAAGGGGTGCACCTTCTACGGAGGCACTGAAATTCCACGGTAGGAGTGCTCGTTTGAGTTGTGTATAATGAAGAAAATGTTACGTAAATTGGTTTGCGACATTTTTGTTTCTAGCAAAAGTTTTCTCCAAGTAGTGATGcagatgctgtgtggctacggcactaaagaatttagccaccccctctcttcccgtgggtgtcgtaagaggcgactaagggataacaaggttccacaaccaccttggaacttaagaagccgaccgatggcgggataaccatccaactgctggctttgaaatacacaggccgaagagggcagcagcgtcttcggtgcgacaaagccagtactgcggtcaccaacccgcctgcccagcgtggtgactatgggcaaaacacatgagttcacgttatttttggcgtaaacttgtggaggcccatgtccagcagtggactgtataggctgtagtgatgagtgatgcagatattgttttattccatttagAAAGCAGTGATTTAGGAGCtggggtttttattttattttagtgatatatccacaggcttaaagaACATAAAGTTAAAGGagtgatgcagatgatgttTTAACACACGTCGAAGATAATAATTCAGGAAGTCAGGTAAAACAAGGAAGCCTTATGCAACATAAAGGCTGTCCAActcattttaatgtaatttcttaatttaattaattcttaattccAGTTTCGCCGAAATTTTTCGTAAATGTTCAAAAATTTGTGCACGTCGCCGTACAATTTTTCCGTTAATGATCCCGAGGCCTTGATAGTGCCTCAAAACTGTATACGTATTGTTGTAAGGTATATGGAACCTTCCGCATCACAatgtttgtgtatatatgtatggtaGTCTTGTCGAAAGTGTTCATCCATTACTGACCAAAGTATCGTCGGTTAGACTAGTAGAGGAACATTCGCGAGTAGTGTGCAATCAATCATCTTTCCCATGGTGTCCAAAAATGTATCAATGTTGTTGCCACTGCTGTGAGTATGTATGTATCGCATAGGGGCTTTACTCTTAACCGCACAGCCCGAGCCAGTCGTGCAATCACAGTTGTCTGGATGGTTACATAGAAGATCGCTCTCGCGATGgctactctttgtaattaaaatattacatcttgCATCAATGAGACTAGtacttttttgtgtttaattgtaatagaatggttattatctatacttattataaaaataagtccccCGGCCGCGTCtttctgtcctcctgtctgtcctcctgtctgtctgaacgcgataaactcgaaaactactgaacggatttttatacgGTTTTCAACAATAGAAAGAGTAATTCTTGAGAAaggtttaggtatataatttattatgcttttatgtaaattagctgAAATACGGCGACAAATGTTGAAGAGGTCGCAAAAAATCTCGCCAAATGGGAACTTTCCACGCGAACGCCGCGTAAACTAGCAAAGATACAGTTAAGTAATGTACTAGagaattcaaaatctataaaaatgctacaaaaaagtccgcgatagcatatctctatctcttacggttgacttacaataaccacttttatgttaacatttttaattaaaaacattacgttattttcaaagctattttctttagttcggtattaatccttatccaaatgaaTATGTTAGTTAGCTTAGTCATTTAATGCAGATTAAAATTGCTCTTTACACTAAATCAATCAgatgaatagtttttgagatatcattgttagaagtaattagtagcgaaacatttttaatgcttggCGAGCATTGAGATGCCTACGGCGAGTCCATCCCCTCTGCCCCGCATCGCTCGACCGCCTGCTCAAGCTATATAAACCGGGCGATGTAGCGCGCGATCTGCCATAGTAAACAGACTTTGGTAGCAACTGAACGCATTGCGTATATCGACTGTCATCGGCTTACTACGGGTATTGCTGTTCGGCATTAAATCTTGCTATTGGTTCCTATTATTATgctattgttagttttaattaattattttcatacttagtaggtggtgtaagaaacctttcagtttactttcttcttttcgtttggttatttcgttactttttaaataaccaagtaccttacttttccgtacttggttgctataaatagatttttgtaaataattttcgtgagtctatttaagttcatgtatattccttaattaattattttcatacttagtaggtggtgtaagaaacctttcagtttactttcttcttttcgtttggttctttcgttactttttaaataaccaagtactttacttttccgtacttagttgttataaatagatttttgtaaataattttcgtgagtctatttaagttcatgtatattacttttttgttacttgggTGTTGTAGGGaagttgttgtaaataaatattatttagattcatTAAACTGTTTCTATTAAGTACCtctttattcaatttcttattaaacttaGGTAGATAATCATTCCGAGAAGAAGGCCAAATATAGGACGCAGTACGTCTGCTGCTAAAATACTTCGTTTGAATCGGAATAGTGAAAATAATGAAGAGAGAGAACTGCGTTTATcattggaccgtgaaagacatatttcgcaaagactgcgagAGTCTTCTGCAGAACGTAACgcacgtttgtcgttggatcgtgaaagacatgtttcacaaagactgcgcgaatcctctgctgaacgtaacgtacgtttgtcgttggaccgtgaaaggtatgtttcgcaaagactgcgtgaatcctcggcagaacgtgatttacgtttgtcgttggatcgtgaaagacatgtttcacaaaaactgcgtgaatcctctgctgaacgtaacgtacgtttgtcgttggaccgtgaaagacatgttttacaaagactgcgcgaatcctctgctgaacgtaacgtacgtttgtcgttggatcgtgaaaggtatgtttcgcaaagactgcgcgaatcctcggcggaacgtgatgtacgtttgtcgttagatcgtgaaagacatgtttcacaaagactgcgtgaatcctctgctgaacgtaacgtacgtttgttgttggaccgtgaaagacatgtttcacaaagactgcgcgaatcctctgctgaacgtaacgtacgtttgtcgttggaccgtgaaaggtatgtttcgcaaagactgcgcgaatcctcggcggaacgtgatttacgtttgtcgttggatcgcgAAAGACATGTTTCTCAGAGGCtacgcgaatcctctgctgaacgtaacctACGTTTATCTTTAGATCGTGATAGACACAATGCTTTAATGGAAACTGAAACATCTGAGAGAAGACAACTCCGACTACAAAACGATCGTATTCGGCACATAAATTTTAGGAATAATATGCCAACTAATGGaacacaatataataatagatggtccaataaagagtACTCGGCAATGAATTACAGTACAACAattgattatcaaaattatcgtaTCGTTTGTATAGGTTCTCCTTCCATTGTTTGTCAATACTGTTCGGCACTGAGATGGAAAGATGAGTCAAAAGGTTTATGTTGTTCAAATGGTAAGGTAAAATTTGATGAAATAGGTGCTCCACCTGAACCTTTAAATTCTCTACTTGATGAAAGTCATCCAAAGCATACAGAATTTATGCGTCATATTCGGCGGTATAATAATGCGTTCCAGATGACTTCATTCAAAAGTCAACGAGTAGTTGAAAACGGCTTCATGCCAACATTTAAAGTCCAGGGCCAGGTTTACCACCTTGCAGGTAGTCTTCTTCCACAAGTTCCTGACGACCATAAGTTTTtgcagatatattttatttccgatCCTGAAGTTCAAGCAACGACTCgatgtaatattagtaatagtaattcaagaACACCACTTGATAACTCTATAGTCAGGTCATTGCAAAACATGTTGCATTTGCATAATAGATACGTACAATCTTTTAAAACTGCAATGGAAAGTATCTCTCTCGATGTCCCAGATTACAATGTAGTAATTCATGCCAGCAGGGTACCTGACGGTGAACACCGTGGACGGTATAATGCTCCTTCTACCAGTGAAGTAGCAGTTGTCATTGCTGGACAACAATTTGACAAAAGGGATATCGTTCTTCGAAGCCGCGACGAAAATCTCCACAAAATTTCCGAACTACATCGTTCATATGACAGTCTTCAATATCCATTGATGTTTTGTCGAGGTGAAGACGGATACACAATTGATATTCCCCAAGTTAATCCTTCTACAGGAGACAGAGTACAGAAGAAAGTTTcatgtatgaattattattgctaTCGTTTAATGGAACgccataatcattataatgttttactaaGGTACGGAATGTTACTGAATCAATATGTTGTAGATCAGTATGCTAAACTAGAATCAGAACGTTTAGCTTTTATACGAAATAACCAAACACAATTACGCGCagaaaattatatacacttacAGGATGCTTTACATTCTAATGAACACACGACAAACAATATTGGGCAGCTGGTAATATTACCGTCATCTTTTACTGGCGGACCAAGATACTTACACGAAAAAACTCAAGATGCCATGACCTATGTCAGGAATTACGGGAAACCTGACCTCTTCATTACTATGACCTGTAATCCtaattggaaagaaataaaagataatctgCATTCCACCGCAACACCTCAAGACcgatatgacattttaaatcgtgtgtttcatttaaaagtacaaaaactattacacttaataaataaGGTAAACGTATTTGGTCCGACACGCTGTCACATGTATACGGTGGAGTGGCAAAAACGTGGGCTGCCACATATACATTTGCTTTTGTGGCTGACAAATAAAATCAGGCCCGACCAAATTGACACAGTTATAACGGCAGAATTACCAGACCAAGACGAAGACCCAACATTGTATGACATCGTGGTAAGGAACATGATTCACGGACCCTGTGGAGCTTTAAACCCTAACTCGCCATGCATGCATGAgggaaaatgttcaaaaaaattCCCAAAACCATATCAGAGTCAAACTTCAACTGGTGATGATGGCTATCCAAAGTATAGAAGATTATCACCAGAGGAAGGAGGACGCAAGGCTGCTATTCGTAATTACGAAATTTATAACAGATGGGTAGTGCCttacaataaactattattaaaaattttcgagGCGCATGTTAATGTAGAACTTTGCAGTTTcgtgaaatcaataaaatatgtcactAAATACATCAATAAAGGAAGTGACCAGGCTACGTTTAGTTTACATTCTACAAATGAAGTAGAACAATTTCAATCTGGCCGCTACATTTGTAGTTCTGAAGCACTATGGCGGATTATGTCCTTCAATATTCATGAAAGAGCACCAACTGTCACACACCTCGCTGTTCATTTAGAAAACGGACAGCGGGTGTATTTCactgaaaataatgtaaatgacaTTGTGAATAATCCAAGAGATACTACTTTAACAGCGTTTTTCAAACTATGTGCAGAGGACGACTTCGCAAAAACTCTGACCTACGACAAGGCCTGCCTATTATACCTGgaatcaaaatacgaaaaaattccAACGACGAAAGCAGGGGGCGGTAGTTCTCGGGTACCCTGGCGTGAGAAAAACAGATGCTCTTGGAAGGGTGTACGTGGTACACCCTAATAATGCAGAATGTTTTCATTTGCGGTTGTTACTCCACGTTATAAAAGGCCCTACTTCGTTAAGAAGTCTCCGCACTTTTGAAGGTGTAACTTACGACACATTCCAAGGGGCTTGCAAAGCTATGGGCCTCCTCGAAGATGACAGTCACTGGGAGAGTACGCTCTCTGAAGCAGCCATATGCTGTTCACCAAAATCACTTAGGTGCCTTTTTGCCATTATGATATCGTTCTGCCAAATCACGGACCCGCATCTTCTTTGGCAAAACTATCAGGAAAGTATGTCCGAAGATATACTGCAACGCAGACGACAAGAACTGTCATCAGATGATTTAGAGTAcgaccaaaatatttttgatgaagcttaaatgaattaaataaagaggTCGAATCTCTATCAGgtaaaagtataaaagattttgGTTTTAACTTGCCGTTAAATTCAAATCTTTATGCAATGAACAACATCGAGGATTTACGAGAGACTGACTATGATTACACCCAACTCTTACAGACAATTCAAGATGAACATCGCTTAAATCcagaacaaaaaattgtttacgaccAAATATTGTCATCAGTTAATAGTAATGAAGGGAAAATGTTCTTTCTAGATGCACCCGGGGGCACgggtaaaacatttataattaatttattattagcaaaAGTAAGGTCTGACAGAAAAATTGCTCTTGCCGTGGCATCGTTCGGTATTGCAGCCACACTTTTGAAAGGCGGGCGAACTGCACATTCCACTTTCAAACTACCTTTAAAAATTTGCAGTGACGACGTCTCTAGCGTTTGTAACATCTCAAAACAGAGTAAAACAGGTAAATTAATGCAGGATTGTAGCTTGATTATTTGGGACGAAGCTTCCATGTCCCATAAAGCATCAGTTGAGGCATTAGACAGGACAATGCGCGATTTACGCAACAGAAATTGCCCAATGGGTGGCTGCACCGTTTTGTTTTCTGGAGACTTTCGTCAAATTTTGCCAGTCATAGCAAGGGGGACTAGAGCTGACGAAGTCAATGCATCACTCAAAAGATCTTATCTTTGGCCACATATTACAAAATGTGaacttaatacaaatatgagaattttgtcctccagtgaagacaataaacaattttcaaataacttacTTCAAATAGGTAATGGTGCATTTCAATccgg harbors:
- the LOC123666920 gene encoding uncharacterized protein LOC123666920 → MFLRGYANPLLNMTSFKSQRVVENGFMPTFKVQGQVYHLAGSLLPQVPDDHKFLQIYFISDPEVQATTRCNISNSNSRTPLDNSIVRSLQNMLHLHNRYVQSFKTAMESISLDVPDYNVVIHASRVPDGEHRGRYNAPSTSEVAVVIAGQQFDKRDIVLRSRDENLHKISELHRSYDSLQYPLMFCRGEDGYTIDIPQVNPSTGDRVQKKVSCMNYYCYRLMERHNHYNVLLRYGMLLNQYVVDQYAKLESERLAFIRNNQTQLRAENYIHLQDALHSNEHTTNNIGQLVILPSSFTGGPRYLHEKTQDAMTYVRNYGKPDLFITMTCNPNWKEIKDNLHSTATPQDRYDILNQLPDQDEDPTLYDIVVRNMIHGPCGALNPNSPCMHEGKCSKKFPKPYQSQTSTGDDGYPKYRRLSPEEGGRKAAIRNYEIYNRWVVPYNKLLLKIFEAHVNVELCSFVKSIKYVTKYINKGSDQATFSLHSTNEVEQFQSGRYICSSEALWRIMSFNIHERAPTVTHLAVHLENGQRVYFTENNVNDIVNNPRDTTLTAFFKLCAEDDFAKTLTYDKACLLYLESKYEKIPTTKAGGGSSRVPWREKNRCSWKGVRGVTYDTFQGACKAMGLLEDDSHWESTLSEAAICCSPKSLRCLFAIMISFCQITDPHLLWQNYQESKSIKDFGFNLPLNSNLYAMNNIEDLRETDYDYTQLLQTIQDEHRLNPEQKIVYDQILSSVNSNEGKMFFLDAPGGTGKTFIINLLLAKVRSDRKIALAVASFGIAATLLKGGRTAHSTFKLPLKICSDDVSSVCNISKQSKTGNGAFQSGNVKINLSNLCALVQNVEELVETVYPDITNITTKTLCWFKERAILAPTNEQVDKINHLIISKFEAPSQIYYSVDTVLDTAEAVHYPTEFLNSLVPPGIPPHKLILKVGSPVILLRNLNPPKLCNGTRLKIVKLKNFLIECTILTGCGTGDTVLIPRIAMIPSELPFQFKRLQFPIKLAFGITINKAQGQTLKVAGIDLTDQCFSHGQLYVALSREMGVPPILTFLIQNLYLDESSFVKLENHLSKSFHTERGVRQGCILSPKLFNLYGEYIMRIALYSWDGGVTIGGQKIKNLRYAADTTLLALD